One window of Chryseobacterium sp. JJR-5R genomic DNA carries:
- a CDS encoding ATP-dependent Clp protease ATP-binding subunit: MGVLVTNETVKQLFHIAQSIAREHYNAAYGAPHILRALMHKDIGLNEFLKSIDKDPGYFYEWADVRIEDYPKTSHLPDEVKEDEAVDRIVEEADDIRLKLGLDEITPVCILTAIVKPQVAFTLQQLKSLPLREHEIFNLYRKDTPYESSENGEFSSLFSNGSDYSDNSFPSIKSYCVDRTAQARKGELENIIGRDKELRMLVEILCRRSKPNVIIIGEPGVGKTALVEGFATEIIKGNVPEMLKNATLLELDTGALLAGTSYKGEIEDRLKKVINECKKIEKAVLFIDEIHTLLDPKGSIGNVANLLKPELARGEITVIGATTQEEYRKIIEPEQAFNRRFEVLTVNEPDEKTCVKMIDVLLEGYKKHHGIEVEKTALPECVRLAKRYAKGKKLPDAAIDLLDRTMAAIKMLDELSEKELESWKATYEAIQNEEYLDDKDKADELIWNYNLLRDKISPILWGSLSEQPQIDNSMPVEEIQKIIEETFAELLQHASKKREKVDRLELAAVMAAKTNIPIGKIQAQEKEKLLNMEGLLMNRVVGQDHALKILSDAIVENRSGLNKPGQPIGSFFLLGPTGTGKTELAKSMAELLFNDEKAMVRFDMSEFKEEHSAALLYGAPPGYVGYEEGGMLVNKIRQQPYTVVLFDEIEKAHHSVFDVFLQIMDEGKVHDKLGKEGDFSNALILFTSNIGSEEIVKQFEEGKIPESSSLMQIMSGSGRFRPEFLARITEIIPFAPITESIAERIFNIQLKSLHASLTRLGITLKISDEAVKNLALGGFSSKYGARQISGVIRSQLARPISKMIVREEVKSGQTIHADWSTEEDKLSWKVE; the protein is encoded by the coding sequence ATGGGAGTATTAGTAACCAACGAAACGGTGAAGCAGCTGTTTCACATTGCACAGTCGATTGCAAGAGAACATTATAATGCTGCCTATGGCGCACCTCATATTTTACGGGCTCTGATGCACAAAGACATCGGCCTCAATGAATTCTTGAAAAGCATTGATAAAGATCCGGGCTATTTTTATGAATGGGCAGATGTGCGGATTGAGGATTATCCCAAAACCAGCCATCTTCCTGATGAGGTTAAAGAGGATGAAGCCGTAGACCGTATTGTGGAAGAAGCCGATGATATCCGACTGAAATTAGGTCTGGATGAAATTACACCGGTCTGTATTTTAACCGCCATTGTAAAGCCGCAGGTTGCCTTTACGCTGCAGCAGCTGAAATCACTGCCACTCAGGGAACATGAAATTTTTAACCTCTACAGAAAAGATACACCCTATGAGAGTTCTGAAAACGGAGAATTTTCTTCCCTGTTTTCAAACGGCTCCGATTATTCCGATAATTCTTTTCCTTCCATTAAAAGCTATTGTGTAGACCGGACCGCGCAGGCGCGAAAAGGCGAGCTGGAAAATATAATCGGGAGGGATAAAGAACTGAGAATGCTGGTTGAAATCCTTTGCCGGAGAAGCAAGCCGAATGTAATTATTATCGGGGAGCCTGGAGTCGGGAAGACGGCTCTGGTGGAAGGTTTCGCTACAGAAATCATTAAAGGCAACGTTCCTGAAATGCTTAAAAATGCAACCCTTTTGGAGCTGGATACGGGAGCATTGCTGGCAGGGACTTCTTATAAAGGCGAAATTGAAGACCGCCTGAAAAAAGTAATCAATGAATGTAAAAAAATTGAAAAAGCCGTTCTTTTTATTGATGAGATCCATACCCTTTTAGACCCAAAAGGAAGCATCGGGAATGTGGCTAACCTTTTAAAACCGGAGCTCGCAAGAGGAGAAATTACCGTAATCGGGGCAACCACCCAGGAAGAATACAGAAAAATTATCGAGCCTGAACAGGCTTTTAACCGCCGTTTTGAAGTGCTGACGGTTAACGAACCGGATGAAAAAACCTGTGTTAAAATGATTGATGTCCTGCTGGAAGGCTATAAAAAACACCACGGAATTGAAGTTGAAAAAACCGCGCTTCCGGAATGTGTGCGCCTGGCAAAAAGATATGCAAAAGGCAAAAAGCTGCCTGATGCAGCAATTGACCTGTTGGACAGGACCATGGCAGCCATTAAAATGCTGGACGAACTCTCTGAAAAAGAACTGGAAAGCTGGAAGGCTACCTATGAAGCTATTCAGAACGAAGAATATTTAGACGACAAAGACAAAGCAGATGAACTCATCTGGAACTATAATTTGCTGAGGGACAAAATCAGTCCCATTTTGTGGGGTTCCTTAAGTGAGCAGCCGCAAATTGACAATTCCATGCCTGTAGAAGAAATTCAGAAAATAATTGAAGAGACTTTCGCGGAGCTTTTACAGCATGCATCAAAGAAAAGAGAAAAAGTAGACCGTCTGGAACTGGCTGCTGTAATGGCTGCAAAAACCAATATTCCGATTGGTAAAATCCAGGCTCAGGAAAAAGAAAAGCTCCTGAATATGGAAGGCCTTTTAATGAACAGGGTAGTCGGTCAGGACCACGCACTGAAAATCCTTTCCGATGCCATTGTTGAAAACCGGAGCGGATTGAATAAACCCGGGCAGCCGATCGGTTCATTCTTCCTTTTAGGCCCTACGGGAACAGGAAAAACAGAACTTGCGAAATCAATGGCGGAGCTTCTTTTCAACGACGAAAAAGCAATGGTCCGCTTCGATATGTCGGAATTTAAAGAAGAACATTCGGCAGCACTTCTTTACGGTGCGCCTCCGGGTTATGTAGGCTATGAAGAAGGAGGGATGCTGGTGAATAAAATCAGGCAGCAGCCTTATACCGTGGTGTTATTCGATGAAATTGAAAAAGCCCATCATTCCGTTTTCGATGTATTCCTGCAGATTATGGATGAAGGTAAAGTTCATGATAAACTCGGAAAAGAAGGGGATTTCAGCAATGCCCTGATTCTGTTTACCTCAAATATCGGAAGTGAAGAAATTGTAAAGCAGTTTGAAGAGGGAAAAATCCCGGAATCATCCTCATTAATGCAGATCATGTCCGGTTCGGGCAGGTTCAGGCCGGAGTTTTTAGCAAGGATTACGGAGATTATCCCTTTTGCACCGATTACAGAATCCATCGCCGAAAGAATCTTTAACATCCAGTTAAAATCGCTCCATGCATCATTGACAAGATTGGGAATCACCTTAAAAATCAGTGATGAAGCTGTTAAAAACCTGGCACTGGGCGGATTCAGCAGCAAATACGGCGCAAGGCAGATTTCCGGAGTCATCAGGTCACAGCTGGCAAGGCCGATTTCAAAAATGATCGTAAGGGAAGAAGTAAAATCCGGACAGACTATTCACGCAGACTGGAGTACAGAAGAAGATAAGCTGAGCTGGAAAGTAGAATAA
- a CDS encoding type VI secretion system Vgr family protein, which yields MSTTTDNMQGANFRPSQNADGISENHHAGINRLVKLALVIEGNIIRYYKHFKLTQSTRRHHEFSVTLGFDALGGRQTHTLEEANKFLGKRLTAVISYKDVDNSPERTFVGVITGVGFSQEKMSLGDIVLTGYSPTILLDGAPHIQSFGGETSVNMGIIANEVIKQGIDTSRFDIRVDTNDYSQIIYSSQYDETHYNYLARMAEAYGEQFFYDGEVLHFGKLPPQNKPIKLIYGSSAHNIKVELKAVHTKPQYYGYNSSKNEKLTSGETPVQHVGELARTAYTHNNSIYKTPALQVAPVKASTHLDVEYSQKSASGSQAVNVFLLSGTTTVPFLHPGCVADVQMRKPDTNESSYFTRIMVTESTHEIDTIGHYTGSFEGIASDTGFLPKPDFTVPKAEPQIATVISNTDPEGQGRVQVRFDWQTNDTTHFIRMMSPDAGGTDQVSQNRGYVAIPEVGDQVMVNFVHSHPDRPFVMGGMFHGGVGLGGGMDNRVKSIQTRSGHRVVFTEDESIVITDKSGNEIHLDTTGSNITITAPETMTFNCKNMNINVGMNMTTNVGMNKSDTITMNHTQSVGAMKMTSVLGDTSMFISGKLTEMIEGDVHSETLKERNEISHEDMNLTSSKYINKNAQEQVQNNSGEKSKNY from the coding sequence ATGTCAACTACAACAGACAATATGCAGGGGGCAAATTTCCGCCCGTCCCAGAATGCCGACGGCATTTCAGAAAACCACCATGCAGGAATCAACAGGCTGGTGAAGCTTGCTCTTGTAATCGAAGGGAATATAATCAGGTATTATAAGCATTTTAAGCTGACGCAGAGTACCCGGCGGCACCATGAATTTAGTGTCACATTAGGGTTTGACGCATTGGGCGGCCGCCAGACCCATACCCTGGAAGAAGCCAACAAGTTTCTGGGAAAACGCCTGACCGCCGTTATTTCTTATAAAGATGTTGATAACAGTCCGGAACGGACATTTGTAGGCGTGATTACAGGGGTCGGTTTCAGCCAGGAAAAGATGAGCTTGGGAGATATTGTTTTAACCGGTTACAGCCCGACCATTCTGCTCGACGGTGCTCCCCACATCCAGAGCTTCGGCGGCGAAACCTCTGTGAATATGGGAATCATTGCCAACGAGGTGATCAAGCAGGGGATTGATACCAGCCGTTTCGACATCAGGGTGGATACCAATGACTATTCCCAGATTATCTACAGCAGCCAGTATGACGAAACCCATTACAATTACCTGGCAAGGATGGCCGAAGCTTATGGCGAGCAGTTTTTTTATGACGGTGAAGTCCTTCATTTCGGAAAGCTCCCGCCTCAGAACAAACCTATCAAACTGATCTACGGAAGCAGCGCCCATAATATTAAGGTTGAGCTGAAAGCTGTTCATACCAAGCCTCAGTATTACGGATATAACAGCAGTAAAAACGAGAAGCTGACCTCCGGTGAAACTCCGGTCCAGCATGTGGGCGAGCTGGCCAGGACAGCCTATACACACAACAATTCCATCTATAAAACCCCTGCCTTGCAGGTTGCTCCGGTTAAAGCTTCCACGCATCTGGATGTTGAATATTCCCAGAAAAGCGCATCGGGAAGCCAGGCGGTCAATGTATTTTTATTATCAGGAACAACTACGGTTCCGTTCCTGCACCCGGGCTGTGTGGCGGATGTGCAGATGCGCAAGCCGGACACCAATGAATCCTCTTACTTTACAAGGATCATGGTCACTGAATCCACGCACGAAATTGATACCATCGGGCATTACACCGGAAGCTTTGAAGGCATTGCCTCCGACACGGGCTTTTTGCCCAAACCTGACTTTACCGTTCCCAAAGCCGAGCCTCAGATTGCCACGGTTATTTCCAATACGGATCCGGAAGGCCAGGGCAGGGTACAGGTTAGGTTCGACTGGCAGACCAACGATACGACTCATTTTATCAGGATGATGAGCCCTGACGCGGGAGGTACCGACCAGGTAAGCCAGAACAGGGGCTATGTAGCGATACCGGAAGTCGGGGACCAGGTGATGGTTAATTTCGTGCACAGCCATCCGGACCGCCCTTTTGTGATGGGCGGGATGTTTCATGGCGGCGTAGGACTCGGCGGCGGTATGGACAACCGGGTGAAGTCCATCCAGACAAGAAGCGGCCACAGGGTTGTCTTTACGGAGGATGAAAGCATCGTGATTACGGATAAATCAGGGAATGAAATTCATTTGGATACCACGGGAAGCAACATCACGATCACGGCTCCCGAAACCATGACCTTTAACTGTAAAAACATGAATATCAATGTCGGGATGAACATGACCACGAATGTCGGGATGAATAAATCGGATACCATCACGATGAATCACACGCAAAGTGTCGGGGCCATGAAAATGACTTCTGTTTTAGGGGATACCAGCATGTTTATTTCCGGAAAGCTTACCGAGATGATCGAAGGTGATGTACACAGCGAAACCCTTAAGGAGCGGAATGAAATTTCTCATGAGGACATGAACCTTACATCAAGTAAGTACATCAATAAAAATGCACAGGAACAAGTCCAGAATAACAGCGGTGAAAAAAGCAAAAACTACTGA
- the tssD gene encoding type VI secretion system tube protein TssD codes for MATNSRGILKFNGGEGQKLLKLNYSVSRSTDVSGRVASDPSNALIKLTVEATEKSDILESLLNGKYKPTTGEITFNKSHEEGTLITLTWNNGYVIQHEVDFDAVDENSMLISFIVSAETINYGNSAYEGLWPST; via the coding sequence ATGGCAACAAATTCAAGAGGAATCTTAAAATTCAACGGCGGTGAAGGACAGAAATTATTAAAGCTGAACTACAGCGTATCAAGATCTACAGATGTATCCGGAAGAGTGGCATCAGACCCGTCCAATGCACTGATAAAACTTACGGTAGAAGCTACAGAAAAGTCTGACATTCTTGAAAGCTTACTGAACGGCAAATATAAGCCTACAACCGGTGAAATCACGTTCAACAAATCTCACGAAGAAGGTACCCTGATTACTTTAACGTGGAATAACGGGTATGTGATCCAGCATGAGGTTGACTTTGATGCAGTAGACGAAAACAGCATGCTGATCAGTTTTATTGTAAGTGCAGAAACCATTAACTATGGTAATTCCGCTTACGAAGGGCTTTGGCCGTCAACCTAA
- a CDS encoding DUF2235 domain-containing protein — protein sequence MSIEYFVEGKAVTRTGGDYRTYAKEEISHNSAVSVEQKGNQAGVSYNPAQKINPNDKPVNTIDVTLNLFFDGTLNNKTNTQAGSRQGSPQGSYANDFSNVAKGYDAIDPNAQNQVSYYVEGIGTVDSKSDNDTLGLPVRGAGMGVNERGVKAKATKGCVKGAEAVQRKFPGKEIDVLTVNVYGFSRGAAAARHFMHIAGTAANSQILSDKQILVHPPAAYEKSDAEPAPSQYIVINETDSPLLQYGYFGACLLNEKVRAKRVRFNFVGLYDTVASYGVNHKGTSLFGLSIVDDDSKQLGLNAVRNASFVLQLASSDEYRGNFSLTNIDSAGIKGLQLTLPGVHSDIGGGYVNNVKETVLLYQEANSNSECERFRNILIDEGWFKPGEIWIESNVIPSRVTVIMYKLWGKRNVSNEYDKVSLQNMFYYSKQFDVKYDENLVSRQQIKDGFIQEISNKLTTSYISQCNNLRNQYVNDYNAGKHPSAGQYINEAKNYSYLDSGIDIKKLRNLYLHWSANLDTFGMGPGVSGPRPAAERKRYILNG from the coding sequence ATGAGCATTGAATATTTTGTAGAAGGTAAGGCCGTTACCCGTACCGGAGGTGATTACAGAACCTATGCTAAAGAAGAGATCAGCCACAACAGTGCCGTTTCAGTAGAGCAGAAAGGGAATCAGGCCGGGGTCAGTTACAATCCGGCTCAGAAGATCAATCCCAATGACAAGCCTGTAAACACCATTGATGTTACCCTAAATCTGTTTTTTGACGGTACGTTGAACAATAAAACCAATACACAGGCCGGAAGCCGCCAGGGTTCTCCCCAGGGAAGCTACGCCAATGATTTCAGCAATGTGGCTAAAGGATATGATGCTATCGACCCGAATGCTCAGAATCAGGTTTCCTATTATGTGGAAGGAATCGGTACAGTGGATTCTAAATCGGATAACGATACCTTGGGCCTGCCGGTCCGGGGCGCAGGGATGGGAGTCAATGAAAGAGGCGTAAAAGCCAAAGCCACGAAAGGCTGTGTTAAAGGAGCGGAAGCTGTCCAGCGAAAATTTCCGGGCAAGGAAATTGATGTTCTTACCGTTAATGTATACGGATTCAGCCGGGGTGCTGCCGCAGCGCGCCACTTTATGCATATTGCCGGAACGGCTGCTAATTCGCAGATCCTGTCTGATAAGCAGATTTTGGTTCATCCGCCGGCAGCTTATGAAAAATCTGATGCCGAGCCGGCACCTTCGCAATATATTGTCATTAATGAGACGGATTCGCCCTTGCTGCAGTACGGATATTTCGGGGCCTGCCTTCTCAATGAAAAAGTCAGGGCCAAGCGCGTAAGATTCAATTTTGTGGGGTTATATGATACTGTAGCTTCTTATGGGGTTAACCATAAAGGAACCTCGCTGTTCGGGCTTAGCATTGTTGATGATGATTCCAAACAGCTGGGGTTGAATGCCGTGAGAAATGCCTCTTTTGTACTTCAGCTGGCTTCATCGGATGAATACCGGGGCAATTTCAGCCTTACGAATATAGACAGTGCCGGGATCAAAGGCCTGCAGCTGACTTTACCGGGGGTGCATTCCGATATCGGAGGCGGTTATGTAAACAACGTAAAAGAGACGGTTCTGCTTTACCAGGAAGCCAACAGCAACAGCGAATGCGAAAGATTCAGGAATATTCTGATTGATGAAGGATGGTTTAAGCCGGGCGAGATCTGGATTGAATCCAATGTTATACCAAGTCGTGTGACCGTTATAATGTATAAACTCTGGGGTAAAAGAAATGTATCCAATGAATATGATAAAGTTTCATTGCAGAATATGTTTTATTACTCAAAGCAGTTTGATGTAAAATATGATGAAAATTTAGTAAGCCGTCAGCAGATAAAGGATGGTTTTATTCAGGAAATCAGCAATAAGCTGACCACCAGCTATATTTCTCAATGTAACAATCTGAGAAATCAGTATGTTAATGATTATAATGCCGGGAAACATCCTTCAGCAGGGCAGTATATTAATGAGGCAAAAAACTACTCTTACTTAGATTCAGGCATTGATATTAAAAAACTAAGGAATCTGTACTTGCACTGGTCTGCCAATCTTGATACTTTCGGAATGGGGCCGGGGGTCTCAGGACCAAGGCCTGCCGCAGAACGAAAAAGATATATATTAAATGGATAA
- a CDS encoding carboxypeptidase-like regulatory domain-containing protein has translation MRTINIFLILFSIQCSQQNFYHGFVYDQDTKKPLNRVLVKESFNSDSLSDYTDINGYFKIENKKESVADLIFSFDGYKKDTAVTVWSQHGEKLKYRFLNKKPDTIFLKKIR, from the coding sequence ATGAGAACAATAAATATATTTTTAATTTTATTTTCGATACAGTGTTCTCAGCAAAATTTTTATCATGGTTTTGTTTATGATCAGGATACTAAAAAACCCTTGAACAGGGTGCTTGTAAAAGAAAGTTTTAATTCAGATTCTTTATCAGATTATACGGATATAAACGGCTATTTTAAGATTGAAAATAAAAAGGAGTCTGTCGCAGATTTAATTTTTAGTTTCGATGGTTATAAAAAAGATACTGCTGTAACTGTTTGGTCGCAACACGGAGAAAAGCTGAAATATAGATTTTTAAACAAGAAACCGGATACAATCTTTTTAAAAAAAATAAGATAA
- a CDS encoding DUF2931 family protein, which translates to MDKLKAFIVVLGMLQLINCQDMKKKEIPMPGYDVQISHPWNNYLVTPVEDEIITLEKVPSHLPYGSSSGTWGDSGKGFTEQGGTPIGADIVYFSNYEDTFYHLKVDFPKDRVLALVHRAYSNNESDSSDEPLKEFISIKDEPDYYEKYNKFGKSYYKFGTLTFGFAPKGMVVVWFRFGYISVQLGEFQAEVVKDDKKYADRMFAKISQTREEIKQKMFMPDASPQEWKNYQKAYSWAPFINSEHKGFRLFRTQPEYYNGEKEIMLRPWGIKPPVKARAVPKEIAFFWETGKDEAFEGRVFFNWEKVNEQFKNAGKDFKLDFKIAPDNNSMEIMINNQPVPADSIRIYKSNFRFKESYK; encoded by the coding sequence ATGGATAAACTAAAAGCTTTTATTGTTGTACTGGGAATGCTCCAGCTTATCAATTGTCAGGATATGAAGAAAAAAGAAATACCAATGCCGGGTTATGATGTACAGATTTCCCATCCCTGGAATAATTACCTTGTCACGCCCGTAGAAGATGAAATTATTACGCTGGAAAAAGTTCCGTCCCATTTGCCTTATGGAAGCTCATCCGGAACATGGGGAGATTCCGGAAAAGGATTTACGGAACAGGGCGGTACCCCAATCGGAGCTGATATTGTCTATTTTTCAAATTATGAAGACACCTTTTATCATCTTAAAGTAGATTTTCCGAAGGATAGAGTACTGGCTTTGGTCCACAGAGCATATTCCAACAATGAATCCGATTCTTCAGATGAGCCTCTAAAAGAGTTCATCAGCATTAAAGATGAGCCTGATTACTATGAAAAATACAATAAATTCGGGAAGTCATATTATAAGTTCGGTACCCTGACGTTCGGTTTTGCACCGAAAGGCATGGTGGTTGTGTGGTTCCGTTTCGGGTATATTTCCGTACAGTTAGGAGAGTTCCAGGCTGAAGTGGTAAAAGATGATAAAAAATATGCAGACAGGATGTTCGCTAAAATCTCCCAGACCCGCGAAGAAATCAAACAGAAAATGTTTATGCCTGATGCTTCACCGCAGGAATGGAAAAACTATCAGAAAGCATATTCATGGGCACCCTTCATCAACTCAGAGCACAAAGGGTTCCGTTTATTCAGGACTCAGCCGGAATACTATAACGGTGAAAAAGAAATCATGCTGCGTCCCTGGGGTATAAAACCACCGGTAAAAGCAAGGGCTGTTCCTAAAGAAATTGCCTTTTTCTGGGAGACAGGAAAAGATGAGGCTTTTGAAGGCCGTGTATTCTTCAACTGGGAAAAGGTAAATGAACAGTTTAAAAATGCCGGTAAAGATTTTAAGCTTGATTTTAAAATAGCCCCGGATAATAACAGTATGGAAATTATGATCAACAATCAGCCGGTCCCCGCAGACAGCATAAGAATCTATAAGAGTAATTTCAGGTTTAAGGAGTCTTACAAATAA
- a CDS encoding lytic transglycosylase domain-containing protein, giving the protein MTPTLKHIIQILIVLVSPFMNAQFLAASDTSESSVKRYKNIIRANKDIVAFIEYSLVEKGLPKHLRNLALIESNFNRNITSGAGAVGVWQFMTAHANQYGLTEQNRNDLYRSTKTAAISLSHLYKKYNNWVTVVAAYNCGEGNIAKAMTSAGSSQYHIFSKYLPAETINHVKKYLNACYATGELQSVLSNYNSSRMNTIFFVNGGSGKNNVEMAETDINAGFSLDVIADELDVDLKKILGWNPGISQELQQKGESTLYLPKDVMPDFLLRKNKILSRSLKESSPQNVKPQE; this is encoded by the coding sequence ATGACACCAACACTTAAACATATTATTCAGATCCTTATAGTCCTGGTTTCACCTTTCATGAATGCACAGTTCCTTGCAGCTTCAGATACTTCCGAGAGCAGTGTGAAACGGTATAAAAATATCATCCGTGCCAACAAAGACATTGTGGCTTTTATTGAATACTCTTTGGTGGAAAAAGGGCTTCCGAAACATCTGAGGAACCTGGCTTTAATAGAATCCAATTTCAACAGGAATATTACTTCAGGAGCAGGAGCCGTGGGGGTCTGGCAATTTATGACGGCCCACGCCAACCAGTACGGGCTTACGGAACAGAACCGGAATGATCTGTACCGGAGTACCAAAACTGCCGCGATCTCTCTCAGTCACCTCTATAAAAAGTACAACAACTGGGTAACGGTAGTGGCGGCCTACAACTGCGGAGAAGGGAACATTGCAAAAGCCATGACTTCCGCCGGATCTTCACAGTATCATATTTTCTCTAAATATCTTCCGGCAGAAACCATCAATCATGTTAAAAAATACCTCAATGCATGTTATGCAACCGGAGAATTGCAGAGTGTTTTAAGCAATTATAATTCCTCAAGGATGAATACCATTTTCTTTGTTAACGGCGGAAGCGGGAAAAACAATGTCGAAATGGCGGAGACAGATATCAATGCAGGATTCAGCCTGGACGTAATTGCGGATGAACTTGATGTTGACCTGAAAAAAATCCTCGGCTGGAATCCCGGGATTTCCCAGGAACTCCAGCAGAAAGGAGAAAGCACGCTGTACCTTCCCAAAGATGTCATGCCCGATTTCTTACTGAGGAAAAATAAAATACTTTCCAGATCGCTGAAAGAAAGCAGCCCGCAGAATGTAAAACCGCAAGAATAA
- a CDS encoding type VI secretion system Vgr family protein: protein MKTESQNIPDSTSFRPSQNADGVSENHHTGINRLVKLALVIEGKVIKYYKHFKLIQSTKHHHEFSVTLAHDTLGGRQTHTLEEANKFLGKRLTAVISYKDIDNSPERTFVGVITKVGFSQEKMSLGNIVLKGYSPTILLDGAPHIQSFGGETSVNMGIIANEVIKQGIDTSRFDIRVDTNDYSQIIYSSQYDETHYNYLARMAEAYGEQFFYDGEVLHFGKLPPQNKPIKLTYGSSANDISVELVAVHTKPQFYGYNSSKNEKLTSGETPVQHVGELARTAYAHNNSIYKTPALQVAPVKASTHLDVEYSQKSASGSQAVNVFLLSGTTTVPFLHPGCVADVQMRKPDTNESSYFTRIMVTESTHEIDTIGHYTGSFEGIASDTGFLPRPEFAVPKAEPQIATVISNTDPEGQGRVQVRFDWQTNDTTHFIRMMSPDAGGTDQVSQNRGYVAIPEVGDQVMVNFVHSHPDRPFVMGGMFHGGVGLGGGMDNRVKSIQTRSGHRVVFTEDESIVITDKSGNEIHLDTTGSNITITAPETMTFNCKNMNINVGMNMTTNVGMNKSDTIMVNHTESIGSMKYLSTGADFMTNVVGKMSHYVKGDMEVYGEKEHKLTSLKGVEVNSEGKVEHHAEKEVQNNSGEKSKNH, encoded by the coding sequence ATGAAAACAGAATCACAAAATATACCGGACAGTACTTCTTTCCGCCCGTCCCAAAATGCCGACGGCGTATCAGAAAACCACCATACAGGAATTAACCGGCTGGTGAAGCTTGCTCTTGTAATCGAAGGGAAAGTCATTAAATACTACAAACACTTTAAATTAATACAAAGTACAAAACATCATCATGAGTTCAGTGTTACGCTGGCCCACGATACCTTAGGCGGCCGCCAGACCCACACCCTGGAAGAAGCCAACAAGTTTCTGGGAAAACGCCTGACCGCCGTCATTTCTTATAAAGATATCGATAATAGCCCGGAACGGACATTTGTCGGAGTCATTACAAAAGTAGGCTTCAGCCAGGAAAAGATGAGCCTGGGCAATATTGTCCTGAAAGGATACAGCCCGACTATCCTGCTCGACGGTGCTCCCCACATCCAGAGCTTCGGCGGCGAAACCTCTGTGAATATGGGCATTATCGCCAACGAGGTGATCAAACAGGGGATTGATACCAGCCGTTTCGACATCAGGGTGGATACCAATGACTATTCCCAGATTATCTATAGCAGCCAGTATGACGAAACCCATTACAATTACCTGGCAAGGATGGCGGAAGCCTATGGCGAGCAGTTTTTTTACGACGGTGAAGTCCTTCATTTCGGAAAGCTCCCGCCTCAGAACAAACCGATCAAACTCACTTACGGAAGCAGCGCCAATGATATTTCCGTAGAATTGGTCGCGGTTCATACCAAGCCCCAGTTTTACGGGTACAACAGCAGTAAAAACGAGAAGCTGACCTCCGGTGAAACTCCGGTTCAGCATGTGGGCGAGCTGGCCAGGACAGCCTATGCGCATAACAATTCCATTTATAAGACCCCTGCCTTGCAGGTTGCCCCGGTTAAAGCTTCCACGCATCTGGATGTGGAATATTCCCAGAAAAGCGCATCGGGAAGCCAGGCTGTCAATGTATTTTTGTTGTCAGGCACAACTACGGTTCCGTTCCTGCATCCGGGCTGTGTGGCGGATGTGCAGATGCGTAAGCCGGACACCAATGAATCTTCCTATTTTACAAGGATCATGGTCACTGAATCCACGCACGAAATCGATACCATCGGGCATTACACCGGAAGCTTTGAAGGCATTGCCTCCGACACGGGCTTTTTACCTAGGCCTGAATTTGCTGTCCCCAAAGCCGAGCCTCAGATTGCCACGGTTATTTCGAATACGGATCCGGAAGGGCAGGGCAGGGTACAGGTCAGGTTCGACTGGCAGACCAACGATACAACTCATTTTATAAGGATGATGAGCCCTGATGCGGGAGGTACCGACCAGGTGAGCCAGAACAGGGGCTATGTAGCGATACCGGAAGTCGGTGACCAGGTGATGGTTAATTTCGTACACAGCCATCCGGACCGCCCTTTTGTGATGGGCGGGATGTTCCACGGCGGGGTAGGGCTCGGCGGCGGTATGGACAACCGGGTGAAGTCCATCCAGACAAGAAGCGGCCACAGAGTTGTTTTCACAGAGGATGAAAGCATCGTGATTACGGATAAATCAGGAAATGAGATCCATCTGGATACCACGGGAAGCAACATCACGATTACAGCTCCCGAAACCATGACCTTCAACTGTAAAAACATGAATATCAATGTCGGGATGAACATGACCACGAATGTCGGAATGAATAAATCGGATACCATTATGGTCAATCATACTGAAAGTATAGGTTCCATGAAATACCTTTCAACCGGTGCTGATTTTATGACGAATGTAGTCGGGAAGATGAGCCACTACGTAAAAGGCGATATGGAGGTATACGGTGAAAAAGAACATAAATTAACCTCCCTTAAAGGAGTAGAGGTAAACAGCGAAGGCAAAGTAGAGCACCACGCAGAAAAAGAGGTTCAGAATAACAGCGGGGAGAAATCTAAAAACCACTAA